In Mesorhizobium sp. 113-3-3, a genomic segment contains:
- a CDS encoding DUF2934 domain-containing protein produces MGDERHEKIQKRAYQIWEREGGGDPEHHWHRAEAEIDREAAPTADDALPREIASTDVLEVEELAMRTGISGDEAQALLDRLGTDRAAVEQAARSLKARKAAKS; encoded by the coding sequence ATGGGCGACGAACGGCATGAGAAGATCCAGAAGCGCGCATACCAGATCTGGGAGCGCGAAGGCGGCGGCGATCCCGAGCATCATTGGCACCGGGCCGAGGCCGAGATCGACAGGGAAGCCGCCCCGACGGCCGACGACGCGCTGCCGCGCGAGATCGCCAGCACCGACGTGCTCGAGGTCGAGGAACTGGCCATGCGCACCGGCATTTCGGGCGACGAAGCGCAAGCGCTGCTCGACCGCCTGGGCACCGACCGCGCGGCGGTGGAGCAGGCAGCACGCAGCCTCAAGGCCAGGAAGGCGGCCAAATCCTGA
- a CDS encoding GNAT family N-acetyltransferase: MTGYFGTPIQQRLQAQAEASAEFINVTAGACQTGRTMGCDDPERLGWARIAEFLDRDGVCGFRLIPSSNADRLQSHLEAQGFRFDRWDVFLADRHSALAASEAILSHGLPDEFRELERPADPQGREMARIQTLMNDAGVVPFSGSMLTGGVGPASTVTIGEKDGTVVAAAHGYLPHNSFSPYHQYAWGGLVAVAEAQRGKGLGGYVNARMIVSVFRDLNATHVYELISPTNLPSRRMVEACGLRHESELVCGIATPHQSPRLTR, encoded by the coding sequence ATGACAGGCTATTTCGGCACGCCGATACAGCAGCGCCTGCAGGCCCAGGCGGAGGCGAGTGCTGAGTTCATCAACGTAACAGCCGGTGCCTGCCAGACAGGGCGTACCATGGGCTGCGACGACCCCGAGCGACTGGGCTGGGCACGGATTGCTGAATTTCTCGATCGCGACGGCGTCTGTGGCTTCCGTCTTATCCCATCCAGCAATGCGGACAGGCTACAGTCCCATTTGGAAGCGCAGGGTTTCCGCTTCGATAGATGGGACGTTTTCCTCGCTGATCGCCATTCCGCTCTCGCAGCTTCGGAGGCAATCCTGTCACATGGTCTACCGGACGAATTTAGGGAACTTGAGCGGCCGGCCGACCCGCAGGGTAGGGAAATGGCTAGAATTCAGACCCTTATGAATGATGCGGGCGTGGTGCCGTTTTCAGGCTCAATGCTGACGGGCGGCGTGGGGCCCGCATCCACTGTGACGATTGGTGAAAAGGACGGCACTGTAGTGGCAGCGGCTCACGGCTACCTGCCACACAACTCCTTCAGCCCCTATCACCAATATGCTTGGGGCGGGCTTGTTGCTGTGGCGGAAGCGCAGCGGGGTAAAGGGCTGGGCGGCTATGTCAACGCGCGTATGATTGTCAGCGTATTCCGCGATCTCAACGCGACCCACGTCTACGAGCTTATCTCACCAACGAACTTACCATCCCGTCGAATGGTGGAGGCGTGCGGGCTAAGGCACGAATCTGAGCTTGTCTGCGGCATTGCAACGCCTCACCAGAGCCCACGTCTGACGCGGTAA
- the minC gene encoding septum site-determining protein MinC yields MTFAAPLEAKSIRFRARSFVAFTLTPEAPMAEWLQGLDHWIGNSPGYFAGRPVLLDLNSLKPASSEIAALVAELGTRGIRIYAIELEGAALGPDLPPLLVGAKEATTEGLLPGRKAREEVSGREGKAAEGRDHGMDARADAGGVAKGKAGASKTEESEPQVSHYDSGTLMIKAPIRSGQAIMHAHGDVIVLGSVASGSEIVAAGSIHVYGTLRGRASAGALGNTSARIFCRRNEAELLSVDGWYITAEEMEGVSRGKPVQAFLDGEGLRVETLS; encoded by the coding sequence GTGACCTTTGCCGCTCCCCTCGAGGCCAAATCCATTCGCTTTCGTGCCCGTTCTTTCGTCGCTTTCACATTGACCCCGGAAGCGCCCATGGCGGAGTGGCTGCAGGGGCTGGATCACTGGATCGGCAACTCGCCGGGCTATTTTGCCGGGCGGCCGGTGCTGCTCGATTTGAACAGTTTGAAGCCCGCGTCCAGCGAGATCGCGGCACTTGTGGCGGAGCTGGGGACGCGCGGCATCCGCATCTATGCCATCGAGCTGGAAGGGGCTGCGCTCGGGCCTGACCTGCCGCCTCTGCTGGTCGGCGCCAAGGAGGCGACGACGGAGGGGCTGCTGCCCGGCCGCAAGGCGCGCGAAGAGGTTTCCGGCAGGGAAGGCAAGGCCGCCGAGGGCAGGGACCACGGCATGGACGCACGGGCGGACGCCGGCGGCGTTGCCAAGGGCAAGGCTGGCGCAAGCAAGACCGAGGAAAGCGAGCCGCAGGTTTCGCACTACGATTCGGGCACGCTGATGATCAAGGCGCCGATCCGCTCCGGCCAGGCGATCATGCATGCGCATGGCGATGTCATCGTGCTGGGCTCGGTCGCGTCCGGTTCGGAGATCGTCGCCGCCGGCTCGATCCATGTCTACGGCACGCTGCGCGGGCGCGCTTCGGCGGGCGCGCTCGGCAACACCAGCGCGCGCATCTTCTGCCGCCGCAACGAGGCCGAGCTTCTGTCGGTCGACGGCTGGTACATCACCGCCGAGGAGATGGAAGGGGTGTCGCGCGGCAAGCCGGTGCAGGCCTTCCTCGACGGCGAGGGCCTGCGCGTCGAGACTTTGAGTTGA
- the minD gene encoding septum site-determining protein MinD, translating into MGKVVVVTSGKGGVGKTTSTAALGAAVAKTGKKVALVDFDVGLRNLDLIMGAERRVVFDLVNVIQGTAKLSQALIRDKRVDTLFLLPASQTRDKDALTEEGVGEVIDKLRSVFDYVFCDSPAGIERGAQLAMRFADEAVIVTNPEVSSVRDSDRIIGLLDARTMRAEQGEQIAKHVLVTRYDAGRAARGEMLSIDDVLEILSVPLLGIIPESQDVLRASNLGAPVTLSEPLNTAAKAYVDAARRLEGEDLPVVVPFERKGFLDRLLGRRAA; encoded by the coding sequence ATGGGCAAGGTAGTGGTGGTCACTTCGGGCAAGGGGGGCGTCGGCAAGACCACCTCGACGGCGGCGCTCGGTGCCGCCGTGGCCAAGACCGGCAAGAAGGTGGCGCTGGTCGATTTCGACGTCGGCCTCAGGAATCTCGACCTGATCATGGGCGCGGAACGCCGCGTGGTGTTCGACCTCGTCAACGTCATCCAGGGCACGGCCAAGCTGTCGCAGGCACTGATCCGCGACAAGCGGGTCGACACGCTGTTCCTGCTGCCGGCCTCGCAGACGCGCGACAAGGATGCGCTGACGGAAGAGGGCGTCGGCGAAGTCATCGACAAGCTGCGCTCGGTGTTCGACTATGTCTTCTGCGACAGCCCGGCCGGCATCGAGCGCGGCGCGCAGCTCGCCATGCGCTTTGCCGACGAGGCGGTCATCGTCACCAATCCGGAAGTGTCGTCGGTGCGCGATTCCGACCGCATCATCGGCCTGCTCGACGCCCGCACCATGCGCGCCGAACAGGGCGAGCAGATCGCCAAGCACGTGCTGGTCACCCGCTATGACGCGGGGCGCGCCGCGCGCGGCGAAATGCTCAGCATCGACGATGTGCTGGAAATCCTGTCGGTGCCGCTGCTCGGCATCATCCCGGAAAGCCAGGACGTGCTGCGCGCCTCCAATCTCGGCGCGCCGGTGACGCTGTCGGAGCCGCTCAATACCGCGGCCAAGGCCTATGTCGACGCCGCAAGGCGGCTGGAAGGCGAGGATCTGCCGGTCGTCGTCCCCTTCGAGCGCAAAGGTTTCCTCGACCGTCTGTTGGGAAGGAGGGCGGCATGA
- the minE gene encoding cell division topological specificity factor MinE has protein sequence MNVLFDLFKRRSSAPVARERLQVLLAYERRNRSQPDLVSILREEIMAVIAKHVQIDQDYLQVSMDRGETMSTLEIDIQIPNKSAVPMAIAG, from the coding sequence ATGAACGTGTTGTTCGACCTCTTCAAGCGGCGCTCCAGCGCGCCGGTGGCGCGCGAGCGGCTGCAAGTGCTGCTCGCCTATGAGCGCCGCAACCGCAGCCAGCCCGACCTCGTCTCCATCCTGCGCGAGGAGATCATGGCCGTCATCGCCAAGCATGTGCAGATCGACCAGGATTACCTGCAGGTCTCGATGGACCGCGGCGAGACCATGTCGACGCTGGAGATCGATATCCAGATCCCCAACAAGAGCGCCGTGCCGATGGCGATCGCCGGGTAA
- a CDS encoding ABC transporter ATP-binding protein has protein sequence MPLLPPGLPMLFRAFGKRQLRLVPAVVVLGLVSAALEGFGIGLIIPLLGIIMGHGDAAGMAGFSAVLQQVGSGFSERDRLFVISAAILGSILLKNVFAFANTLLTSFISGKASHSIRSALSEQLLRVGYPFFLRQSPGRLLNIISNESWRASDAIQIMLSAIVSASAAIILLAFLLLLSWRMTLLVTLGLALVQIAHAILSANLKGPSRSVASRNSHLASQMLHLVHAGRLIRIFGQEAREKAIFDTASDAVRRASFVLQVRQGALPPLTEVLHAMLFLAVVIGAWLAQVSFPLIIAFVILLYRLQPHMRALQGSWSQLQGLSGSLEEVTWMLDPAGKPRPPQGDGPFHGLRQGIKFEEVTFTYSGTDRREVVLHAATFTINSGRSTALIGRSGAGKTTIVNLLCRFVEPDSGGILVDGSPLDGIDASQWRRHIALASQELELVDGTIFENIVYGQDAATSGDAERAARLAEAHEFIERLPQGYETLVGYRGVNLSAGQRQRIALARALVRDPDLLILDEATNAVDGLSEAAIVETLKSRAGRRTTIVISHHHSTISFCDDVVILSDGRVKKQAPFGALASLSMDELYQHEPLD, from the coding sequence ATGCCATTGCTCCCGCCTGGCCTGCCGATGCTGTTCCGCGCTTTCGGAAAGCGGCAACTGCGGCTGGTTCCGGCCGTGGTGGTGCTCGGCCTGGTCAGCGCCGCCCTCGAAGGGTTCGGCATCGGCCTGATCATCCCCCTGCTGGGCATCATCATGGGACATGGCGATGCGGCGGGGATGGCCGGCTTCTCCGCTGTTCTCCAGCAGGTCGGATCGGGCTTCAGCGAGCGCGACCGGCTTTTCGTCATTTCGGCCGCCATTCTCGGCTCGATCCTCCTGAAGAACGTCTTCGCCTTCGCCAACACGCTGCTGACGTCCTTCATCTCCGGCAAGGCCAGCCATTCGATCCGCAGCGCTTTGTCGGAGCAGCTCCTGCGGGTCGGCTATCCCTTCTTCCTGCGGCAGAGCCCCGGGCGGCTGCTCAACATCATCTCCAACGAATCCTGGCGGGCGTCCGATGCCATCCAGATCATGCTGTCGGCGATCGTCAGCGCATCGGCCGCCATCATCCTCCTGGCCTTTCTGCTGCTGCTGTCATGGCGCATGACGCTGCTGGTCACGCTCGGACTGGCGCTCGTCCAGATCGCGCACGCCATCCTCTCGGCCAACCTGAAAGGCCCCAGCCGCAGCGTCGCTTCGCGCAACAGCCACCTCGCCTCGCAGATGCTGCATCTGGTGCATGCCGGACGCCTGATCCGCATCTTCGGCCAGGAGGCCCGGGAAAAGGCGATATTCGATACCGCGTCCGATGCGGTGCGCCGCGCCTCCTTCGTCCTGCAGGTCCGCCAGGGTGCATTGCCGCCGCTGACGGAGGTTCTCCACGCCATGCTGTTCCTGGCGGTGGTGATCGGCGCCTGGCTGGCGCAGGTGAGTTTCCCGCTGATCATCGCCTTCGTCATCCTGCTCTACCGGCTGCAGCCGCATATGCGGGCCCTGCAGGGGTCGTGGAGCCAGTTGCAGGGCCTGAGCGGATCGCTGGAAGAGGTGACATGGATGCTGGACCCCGCGGGCAAGCCCAGGCCGCCGCAAGGCGACGGGCCGTTCCACGGTTTGCGCCAGGGCATCAAGTTCGAGGAAGTGACGTTCACCTATTCCGGCACCGACCGGCGTGAGGTGGTGCTGCATGCGGCGACGTTCACAATCAACAGCGGCCGCTCGACGGCGCTGATCGGCCGCTCCGGCGCCGGCAAGACGACGATCGTCAATCTTCTGTGCCGCTTCGTGGAACCGGACAGCGGCGGGATCCTCGTCGACGGATCACCGCTCGACGGGATCGATGCCAGCCAGTGGCGGCGCCACATCGCGCTGGCCAGCCAGGAGCTGGAACTGGTCGACGGCACCATTTTCGAGAACATAGTCTATGGGCAGGATGCAGCGACATCAGGCGACGCCGAGCGCGCCGCAAGACTGGCCGAAGCGCACGAATTCATCGAACGGCTGCCGCAGGGCTACGAGACGCTCGTCGGCTACAGGGGCGTCAATCTGTCGGCGGGACAGAGGCAGCGGATCGCGCTGGCCAGGGCCCTGGTGCGCGATCCCGATCTGCTCATCCTCGACGAAGCCACCAATGCGGTCGACGGGCTGTCTGAAGCGGCCATCGTCGAGACCCTGAAGTCGAGGGCGGGACGGCGCACGACCATCGTCATCAGCCATCACCACAGCACCATCTCGTTCTGCGACGACGTGGTGATCCTGAGCGACGGCCGGGTGAAGAAACAGGCCCCTTTCGGCGCCCTGGCATCGCTCTCCATGGACGAGCTTTACCAGCATGAACCGCTCGACTGA
- a CDS encoding glycosyltransferase family 2 protein: MNVKAHQPLKRDRSTALGGAPASLRAERPGPEVSFIICTRNRVTVLEACIKSVQAACRAHAGFAAELVVVDNGSSDRTAERLASIAAMSDIPFTPVCEPRPGLAAARNAGLRRARGRVLVFVDDDCAVHRDYLADLERHYSSGEQWLIRGGRVELGDPRDLPFTIKRSRVRERLTPDIHPGGFVLGCNMTMHRDVAARIGYFDERFGAGGPLRSAEDTDYLVRAVRLGIAVEYVPDMTIFHHHGRRDRKAIEKLHRDYSLGNGGLCLKHLRHAPWLLRHFYWAVRGAFRELAGGPAFDRELNLSHWPIVGMNLLGAARYALLLLAGRPQAEPVRQDQQANAEAPL; the protein is encoded by the coding sequence ATGAACGTCAAAGCCCACCAACCTCTGAAACGCGACCGTTCGACGGCGCTTGGCGGCGCGCCGGCCAGTCTGCGGGCAGAGCGACCAGGCCCGGAAGTCAGCTTCATCATCTGCACGCGCAACCGCGTCACCGTGCTCGAGGCCTGCATCAAGTCGGTGCAGGCCGCGTGCCGTGCCCATGCCGGCTTCGCGGCCGAGCTCGTGGTCGTCGACAATGGCTCGAGCGACCGCACGGCGGAACGCCTGGCCAGCATCGCCGCCATGTCGGACATTCCATTCACGCCCGTTTGCGAGCCACGCCCCGGACTGGCCGCTGCCCGTAACGCCGGGTTGAGGCGCGCGCGGGGTCGCGTGCTGGTCTTCGTCGATGACGATTGCGCGGTGCATCGCGACTATCTCGCCGACCTGGAACGACATTACTCTTCCGGGGAACAGTGGCTTATCCGCGGAGGCCGTGTCGAGCTTGGCGATCCCAGGGACCTGCCTTTCACGATCAAGCGATCGCGGGTGCGCGAGCGGCTGACGCCCGATATCCATCCCGGCGGCTTCGTGCTGGGCTGCAACATGACGATGCACCGCGATGTCGCGGCCCGCATCGGCTATTTCGACGAACGCTTCGGCGCGGGCGGACCATTGCGGTCGGCGGAGGATACCGACTACCTCGTGCGGGCGGTGCGGCTCGGCATCGCGGTCGAGTATGTGCCCGACATGACGATATTCCACCACCATGGCCGGCGGGATCGCAAAGCCATCGAAAAGCTCCACCGCGACTACAGCCTGGGCAATGGCGGGCTCTGCCTGAAACATCTCCGCCATGCGCCCTGGCTGCTCCGCCATTTCTACTGGGCCGTGAGAGGGGCTTTCCGGGAATTGGCGGGCGGGCCCGCCTTCGATCGCGAACTTAACCTGTCGCACTGGCCGATCGTCGGCATGAATCTGCTCGGCGCGGCCAGATACGCGTTGCTCCTGCTGGCGGGACGGCCGCAGGCCGAGCCGGTGCGGCAGGATCAACAAGCCAATGCCGAGGCGCCGCTCTGA
- a CDS encoding glycosyltransferase family 2 protein, with protein MTAAPLVSVLLPIYNAGPYLAAALESILRQDYRRLEVIAIDDGSSDNSLDILERYRQADSRVSIISRENRGLVATLNEGLAVARGELVARMDADDIAYPWRLSRQVALFEQRPELGFCGAGVDMLIRGRIARGKPDPVFQFGRMPILAMFFTIFMHPTVVYNREVIEDAALHYDPTYRHAEDFDLFRRLAARYPAAMMPENLLVYRIHQGSVTHRHSKEMRRTHLRIVAENLEREGLAGTTRDLHDIGEAVSHDTVARAADFILALEERIRSLPDETRPSFEAGALNLFYFLYQLVADERQPPLTHELLTRTAKWNAIRRREKYALRPGAWAPWLSRASLSAGKQADAVEYFFKSAPAAAVLASHRVG; from the coding sequence ATGACCGCCGCACCGCTCGTCTCCGTCCTGCTGCCGATCTACAATGCCGGACCCTACCTTGCCGCGGCACTGGAAAGCATTCTGCGGCAGGACTATCGCCGCCTGGAGGTCATCGCGATCGATGACGGCTCGAGCGACAATTCGCTCGATATCCTCGAGCGATACCGGCAGGCCGACAGCCGCGTCTCGATCATCTCGCGCGAAAACCGTGGCCTCGTCGCGACGCTCAACGAAGGGCTGGCGGTCGCGCGGGGCGAACTCGTCGCGCGGATGGACGCCGACGACATCGCCTATCCCTGGCGCCTGTCGCGCCAGGTGGCGCTGTTCGAACAGCGGCCCGAGCTCGGCTTTTGCGGCGCCGGCGTCGACATGCTGATCCGCGGCCGTATCGCCAGGGGCAAGCCAGATCCGGTGTTCCAGTTCGGCCGCATGCCCATATTGGCGATGTTCTTCACCATCTTCATGCACCCGACGGTCGTCTACAACAGGGAGGTCATCGAGGACGCGGCTCTCCACTACGACCCGACCTACCGGCACGCCGAGGATTTCGATCTCTTCCGGCGGCTGGCCGCTCGTTACCCGGCAGCCATGATGCCCGAAAACCTGCTCGTCTACCGGATCCATCAGGGGAGCGTGACCCACCGGCACAGCAAGGAGATGCGCAGGACGCATTTGCGCATCGTGGCCGAGAACCTCGAGCGCGAGGGCCTTGCCGGGACCACGCGCGACCTGCACGACATCGGCGAAGCCGTCAGCCACGACACGGTTGCCCGCGCGGCCGATTTCATTCTGGCGCTGGAGGAGCGTATCCGCTCGCTGCCGGACGAGACGCGGCCGAGCTTCGAGGCCGGCGCGCTCAACCTGTTCTATTTCCTCTACCAGCTCGTCGCCGACGAAAGGCAGCCGCCGCTGACGCATGAACTGCTGACACGGACCGCGAAGTGGAACGCCATCCGCCGCCGCGAGAAATATGCGTTGCGGCCCGGCGCCTGGGCTCCCTGGCTCAGCCGCGCCTCGCTGTCGGCCGGCAAGCAGGCGGACGCCGTGGAATACTTCTTCAAATCCGCGCCCGCCGCAGCGGTTCTGGCTTCGCATCGGGTGGGCTAG
- a CDS encoding acyltransferase family protein gives MANARDIQLDALRAIAVTMVLYSHFFAAGGSSFWGHIGVRLFFVLSGFLITRLLLEARSAAAFETGPALRSFYIRRALRIFPPYFAVLGFVWLVDLEQSRGSLLWHALYLSNFWYALRNDWNPWVLCHFWSLSIEEQFYLAWPLVVLLAPRRRFEQICIGVIALSLAYRFYWPVTATPALARDLLPPASMDALASGALLACWRSRGAGLPQWMRLGWPAFAAAFLVIEWFVPAPPDPTLEWARWLLLQILPLVPLVAIVAACSRGLGGTLGRFAELPPLLALGRISYGVYLYHPILLSLAVKSQPWIPLNVSQQGPGRFLVASTATIVVASISWLVFERPLNSLKRHFPYVRQAQAGHAGWFARPAQAYPGGSPDGRAPSLDLPRTDARP, from the coding sequence ATGGCAAACGCCCGCGACATCCAGCTGGATGCACTGAGGGCCATCGCCGTGACGATGGTGTTGTACTCTCATTTCTTCGCGGCCGGAGGATCTTCCTTCTGGGGCCATATCGGCGTGCGGCTGTTCTTCGTGCTGAGCGGCTTCCTGATCACGCGCCTACTTCTGGAGGCGCGTTCGGCCGCCGCGTTCGAGACCGGCCCCGCGCTGCGGTCCTTCTATATCAGGCGGGCGCTGCGGATATTCCCGCCCTATTTTGCCGTGCTGGGTTTCGTCTGGCTGGTCGACCTGGAACAGTCCAGGGGATCGCTGCTCTGGCATGCGCTCTATCTGTCGAATTTCTGGTATGCGCTGCGCAATGACTGGAACCCCTGGGTGCTGTGCCATTTCTGGAGCCTGAGCATCGAGGAGCAGTTCTATCTTGCCTGGCCGCTGGTCGTCCTGCTGGCGCCACGGCGGCGCTTTGAACAGATCTGCATCGGCGTCATCGCGCTGTCGCTGGCCTATCGCTTCTACTGGCCGGTGACCGCCACTCCGGCTTTGGCGCGCGACCTGCTGCCGCCAGCGTCGATGGATGCGCTGGCGTCAGGCGCGCTGCTGGCCTGCTGGCGATCGAGGGGCGCCGGCCTGCCGCAATGGATGCGGCTGGGCTGGCCGGCCTTCGCGGCCGCGTTCCTTGTCATCGAGTGGTTTGTCCCGGCACCTCCCGATCCGACGCTGGAATGGGCCCGCTGGCTGCTGCTGCAGATCCTGCCCCTGGTGCCGCTGGTGGCCATCGTCGCCGCCTGTTCGCGCGGCCTTGGCGGCACCCTTGGCAGGTTTGCGGAACTGCCGCCGCTGCTGGCGCTGGGCCGTATCAGCTACGGCGTCTATCTCTATCATCCGATATTGCTGTCGCTCGCCGTCAAGTCGCAACCCTGGATTCCGCTCAATGTCTCGCAGCAAGGACCAGGACGGTTCCTGGTCGCAAGCACCGCCACGATTGTCGTGGCCTCGATTTCCTGGCTGGTTTTCGAAAGGCCGCTCAATAGCCTCAAGCGCCACTTCCCTTATGTCCGGCAAGCCCAGGCCGGTCATGCCGGCTGGTTTGCGAGGCCGGCGCAAGCCTATCCCGGCGGATCGCCCGATGGCCGCGCGCCATCCCTCGACCTCCCGCGAACGGATGCAAGACCATGA
- a CDS encoding aspartyl/asparaginyl beta-hydroxylase domain-containing protein, whose translation MSRTYDLASDVVRRVYERRIDAPAILDTATEFPNAAKFTAAWRDIRDEALGVHLGKVPRFHDIMPEQAEISANDGLDWRMFVLKAYDMAVPENLARMPVLSRLLAECPEVKSAAVSFLAPRKHIPSHRGPFRGIMRFHLGLVIPRQADGRPATIMMIDRQEKRITDGEGMLWDDTYPHEVMNNADEARIALLLDVWRRGMPWDMELLSRLIVRGVQAGMRLRGVSFSG comes from the coding sequence ATGTCGCGCACCTACGATCTTGCATCCGATGTGGTCCGGCGTGTCTATGAAAGGCGGATAGACGCGCCGGCAATCCTCGATACCGCCACGGAATTTCCGAACGCGGCGAAATTCACCGCTGCCTGGCGCGACATCCGCGACGAAGCGCTTGGCGTGCATCTGGGCAAGGTCCCGCGCTTCCATGACATCATGCCGGAGCAGGCCGAGATATCGGCCAATGACGGTCTCGACTGGCGCATGTTCGTGCTCAAGGCCTATGACATGGCGGTGCCGGAGAACCTGGCGCGGATGCCGGTTCTCAGCCGCCTGCTGGCCGAATGCCCGGAGGTCAAATCGGCGGCTGTCTCGTTCCTCGCGCCGCGCAAGCACATCCCCAGTCATCGCGGGCCATTCCGCGGCATCATGCGGTTTCACCTGGGCCTGGTCATCCCGCGCCAGGCCGATGGCCGCCCGGCAACCATCATGATGATCGACCGTCAGGAGAAACGCATCACCGACGGCGAAGGCATGCTGTGGGACGACACCTACCCGCACGAGGTGATGAACAATGCCGACGAAGCGCGCATCGCCTTGCTGCTCGATGTCTGGCGTCGGGGCATGCCCTGGGACATGGAATTGCTGTCGCGGCTGATCGTGCGTGGTGTGCAGGCGGGCATGCGCCTCAGGGGCGTGTCGTTCAGCGGCTGA
- a CDS encoding histidine kinase dimerization/phosphoacceptor domain -containing protein, whose product MTSDTQKAEAVEQLLDTPDLASALESEQFKKFLDQVPIAIAVSDLGAKERVVYANPEFEKLSGLKAARLAQKHWAALSGTGLHRQKDRALFEALVEDTDFVGTFRLERAEHTPAIVDAYSNVIEDDNGKVCFRLVALVDVSAHGETEDAASVEGRVREKDTLLRELQHRVKNNLQMITALIRLETRNAMEPDQKRFERLAGRVDALAILYQTLSGDDHKDEVDLGVYLSQIASAVMNSHAVEGIRLDMKVDTYPVSINVAMPTGLVVNELLTNALKHAFKGRDGGTITLHSIVNGDGCRIVIADDGIGLPEGETWPKPGKLGALIARSLTENAKAEFDVNSSASEGTRVTIVFKRSVAAAA is encoded by the coding sequence ATGACATCCGACACACAGAAGGCCGAAGCGGTCGAGCAGTTGCTCGATACGCCAGACCTTGCCAGCGCGCTGGAGAGCGAACAGTTCAAGAAATTCCTCGACCAGGTGCCGATCGCCATTGCCGTCTCGGACCTCGGCGCGAAGGAGCGCGTCGTCTATGCCAATCCGGAATTCGAGAAACTGTCGGGCCTGAAGGCGGCCAGGCTGGCCCAGAAGCACTGGGCGGCACTTTCCGGCACTGGCCTGCACCGGCAGAAGGACCGCGCGCTGTTCGAAGCGTTGGTCGAGGACACCGATTTTGTCGGTACGTTCCGGCTGGAGCGGGCCGAGCATACGCCGGCGATCGTCGACGCCTATTCCAATGTCATCGAGGACGACAATGGCAAGGTCTGCTTCCGGCTGGTGGCGCTGGTCGACGTCTCGGCGCATGGCGAGACCGAGGATGCAGCTTCGGTCGAGGGACGCGTGCGCGAGAAGGACACGCTGCTGCGCGAACTGCAGCACCGGGTGAAAAACAATCTGCAGATGATCACCGCGCTGATCCGGCTGGAGACGCGCAACGCGATGGAGCCGGACCAGAAGCGGTTCGAGAGGCTGGCCGGCCGCGTCGACGCGCTGGCGATCCTTTACCAGACGCTGTCGGGCGACGATCACAAGGACGAGGTCGATCTCGGCGTCTATCTCAGCCAGATCGCGTCGGCGGTGATGAACTCGCATGCGGTCGAGGGCATTCGCCTCGACATGAAGGTCGATACCTATCCGGTGTCGATCAACGTCGCCATGCCGACCGGGCTGGTGGTGAACGAGCTTTTGACCAATGCGCTCAAGCATGCCTTCAAAGGGCGCGACGGCGGCACGATCACGCTGCATAGTATCGTGAACGGCGATGGCTGCCGTATTGTCATTGCCGACGACGGCATCGGCCTGCCCGAAGGCGAGACCTGGCCCAAGCCCGGCAAGCTAGGCGCGCTGATCGCGCGTTCGCTGACCGAGAATGCCAAGGCGGAATTCGACGTGAATTCGAGCGCCAGCGAGGGCACGCGGGTGACCATCGTCTTCAAGCGCTCCGTTGCCGCCGCCGCTTAG